A DNA window from Candidatus Roseilinea sp. contains the following coding sequences:
- a CDS encoding cytochrome b, translating to MAQASWRDRDARAASRVVGSARPQRRDVGLLGVGIFIVSETTFFLGLFLAWFFTRNTSDVWPPAGVAPPPIVPAILNTGVALLSTVAVFFAQRALTRNDRQGMVRGIALAGALGVIFMAVQAVEFTDLAALAQGSAYGSMFTFLLFFHVVRVFAGVILMGVVLVRALLGHFSSNRRLLVQATAMYWYFITGVWLVVFAVLYLIG from the coding sequence ATGGCGCAGGCGTCTTGGCGTGACCGCGATGCGCGCGCCGCAAGCCGCGTTGTCGGCTCAGCGCGCCCTCAGCGCAGGGACGTCGGTCTGCTGGGCGTCGGTATCTTCATCGTCTCGGAAACCACGTTCTTCCTGGGCCTGTTTCTGGCCTGGTTTTTTACGCGCAACACCAGCGACGTGTGGCCGCCGGCCGGCGTCGCGCCGCCGCCGATCGTGCCGGCCATCTTGAACACCGGAGTTGCGCTGCTCAGCACGGTTGCCGTCTTCTTCGCCCAGCGCGCCCTCACCCGCAACGATCGCCAAGGGATGGTGAGGGGAATCGCGTTAGCCGGCGCACTAGGCGTGATCTTTATGGCGGTGCAGGCAGTGGAGTTTACCGATCTGGCTGCGCTCGCCCAGGGCAGCGCCTATGGCTCGATGTTCACCTTCCTGCTCTTCTTCCACGTTGTGCGCGTGTTTGCTGGCGTGATCTTGATGGGTGTCGTGCTGGTGCGCGCGCTGCTGGGCCACTTTTCAAGCAACCGGCGCTTGCTGGTGCAGGCGACGGCGATGTATTGGTATTTCATCACCGGCGTGTGGCTGGTCGTGTTCGCCGTGCTTTACTTGATCGGGTGA
- a CDS encoding uridine phosphorylase — MTLDDALYHIGFGRGDLGPQPPVLAFLSGDPERARYIAERYLTGVKKLSENRGLNSYLGLLPNGRPALSATSGMGAPSLSIVVNELVQVGMRVMIRIGTCGSIQPHVKPGSIVITSAALCRQGAANDIAPVEYPAAADPFLTVALAKAARELGVEHHVGITASVDTFYEGQERIGSANPHLLRALRGVTEEYRRLNVLNYEMESGTLFKMGGVYGFAAGCVCGVIAQRTEDERVVLEAKAIAVENAIRVAVEAAMRLA, encoded by the coding sequence ATGACATTGGACGATGCGCTCTATCACATCGGATTCGGGCGGGGTGATCTAGGCCCTCAGCCGCCGGTGCTGGCGTTCTTGAGCGGCGACCCGGAGCGCGCGCGCTACATCGCCGAGCGCTACCTCACGGGCGTCAAGAAGCTGTCGGAGAATCGTGGGCTGAACAGCTACCTGGGTCTGTTGCCGAATGGTCGGCCGGCGCTTTCGGCGACCAGCGGCATGGGCGCGCCGTCGTTGAGCATCGTGGTGAACGAACTGGTTCAGGTCGGCATGCGCGTGATGATTCGCATAGGCACTTGTGGGTCTATTCAACCACACGTCAAGCCCGGCAGCATTGTAATTACAAGCGCCGCGTTGTGCCGACAAGGCGCTGCCAACGACATCGCGCCCGTTGAATACCCGGCGGCGGCCGACCCCTTCCTAACGGTGGCGCTGGCCAAAGCGGCGCGCGAGCTGGGGGTGGAGCACCACGTGGGCATCACGGCCAGCGTGGACACCTTCTATGAGGGACAAGAGCGCATCGGCTCGGCCAACCCGCATCTGCTGCGCGCCTTGCGCGGCGTTACCGAGGAGTATCGTCGCCTGAATGTGCTGAACTATGAGATGGAAAGCGGCACGCTGTTCAAGATGGGCGGCGTGTACGGCTTCGCCGCGGGTTGTGTGTGCGGCGTGATCGCCCAGCGCACCGAAGACGAGCGCGTTGTGCTGGAGGCCAAAGCGATCGCCGTCGAGAACGCGATCCGGGTTGCGGTGGAGGCGGCGATGCGGTTGGCGTAG
- a CDS encoding phosphate transport system regulatory protein PhoU, producing MRSILEGELQNVRDGIAALSMRAVNATARAVNALINRNFDEAREVKQDDKVMDAQRYEIERACLAAMATQQPVARDLRELIAASIVAVELERCGDYAKGVAKAARRIARCDSGIPTFNLSDMDRLGRSMLERSTRAFLEGDVQLAQQVLEDDDRLDQMYNALLSQAMAAMADRPQHIECGTWLLHAGHSLERIGDRATNIAERVIFVVTGDITGDLNVHDAGQARSLQ from the coding sequence ATGAGGAGCATACTAGAAGGAGAACTGCAAAACGTCCGCGATGGCATCGCTGCGCTCAGCATGCGGGCTGTGAACGCCACGGCGCGAGCCGTGAATGCGCTGATCAATCGCAACTTTGACGAGGCGCGCGAGGTGAAGCAGGACGACAAAGTGATGGACGCACAGCGCTACGAAATCGAGCGCGCTTGTCTGGCTGCGATGGCGACGCAGCAGCCGGTCGCACGTGACCTGCGCGAGTTGATCGCCGCGAGCATCGTCGCCGTCGAGCTGGAGCGCTGCGGCGACTACGCCAAGGGCGTCGCCAAAGCAGCGCGCCGGATCGCTCGCTGCGATAGCGGCATCCCCACCTTCAACCTGTCAGATATGGATCGCCTGGGGCGTTCCATGTTGGAGCGCAGCACGCGCGCCTTCCTCGAAGGGGATGTGCAATTGGCGCAACAGGTGCTCGAAGACGACGATCGCCTCGATCAGATGTATAACGCGCTGTTGTCCCAGGCAATGGCTGCTATGGCCGACCGCCCCCAGCATATCGAGTGCGGCACATGGTTGTTGCACGCCGGCCACAGCCTCGAACGCATCGGCGACCGAGCGACCAACATTGCCGAGCGCGTGATCTTCGTCGTGACCGGCGACATCACCGGCGACCTGAACGTGCACGATGCTGGCCAGGCGCGCTCTCTGCAATAG
- a CDS encoding hypothetical protein (possible pseudo, internal stop codon, frameshifted), producing the protein MAVSTASIFIRFAQQAGINSLAIAALRLTIAALALLPFALIHCRDEFRALSGRNALTAAISGIFLGGHFATWILSLEFTSVVSSVVLVSLSPLFIAAASALFLKEPLTTRIIAGMVIAIVGGVLIGLSDGGGAAPGQNPMLGNALALVGALCMAPYLIIARALRNKFSLLAYITLVYSAAAIVLTIGGTAQRDVARSR; encoded by the coding sequence ATGGCGGTCTCAACAGCCTCTATCTTCATCCGATTTGCGCAGCAAGCCGGCATCAATTCTTTGGCGATTGCCGCGCTGCGACTGACGATCGCCGCGCTGGCGCTGCTGCCATTCGCCCTGATTCATTGCCGCGACGAATTCCGTGCCTTGTCCGGGCGTAATGCGCTCACTGCCGCCATCAGCGGCATCTTCTTGGGCGGGCACTTTGCGACCTGGATCTTGTCGCTGGAATTCACCAGCGTAGTCAGCTCTGTGGTGCTGGTGTCGCTCTCGCCGTTGTTTATCGCCGCAGCGTCGGCGCTGTTTCTGAAAGAGCCGCTTACAACGCGCATCATCGCCGGCATGGTCATCGCCATCGTCGGTGGGGTGCTGATCGGCCTCTCCGACGGCGGCGGGGCAGCGCCTGGGCAGAACCCGATGCTGGGCAACGCCCTGGCGCTCGTTGGCGCGTTGTGCATGGCGCCCTACCTGATCATCGCGCGCGCGTTGCGCAACAAGTTCTCGTTGCTGGCCTACATCACTCTGGTCTACAGCGCCGCAGCGATCGTGCTGACGATCGGGGGTACTGCTCAGCGGGACGTCGCTCGCAGCCGGTAG
- a CDS encoding superoxide dismutase, with amino-acid sequence MAFELPPLPYPYDSLEPHIDTLTMQIHHDKHHAAYVNNLNNAIKDYPELQSKTVEELIQNLSALPESIRTAVRNNGGGHVNHTMFWEQLKVGVPEPTSGPLADAINAAFGSMAAFKEAFEKAGIGRFGSGWAWLVINKDGKLEVMSTPNQDNPMMAEYGGLKPILGVDVWEHAYYLKYQNRRPDYLKAFWHVVNWEDVAKRFGA; translated from the coding sequence ATGGCCTTTGAACTTCCCCCACTTCCCTATCCTTACGACTCGCTGGAGCCGCACATTGACACGCTGACGATGCAGATCCATCACGATAAGCACCATGCAGCTTACGTGAACAACCTGAATAACGCGATCAAGGATTACCCTGAACTTCAAAGTAAGACGGTTGAGGAGCTGATTCAGAACCTGAGCGCCTTGCCTGAGAGCATCCGCACCGCGGTGCGCAACAACGGTGGCGGTCACGTCAACCACACCATGTTCTGGGAGCAGCTCAAGGTGGGCGTTCCGGAGCCGACGAGTGGTCCGCTGGCCGATGCGATCAACGCTGCGTTCGGTTCGATGGCGGCCTTCAAGGAGGCGTTCGAGAAAGCCGGCATCGGCCGCTTCGGGTCGGGCTGGGCCTGGCTGGTGATCAACAAAGACGGCAAGCTGGAGGTCATGTCTACGCCTAACCAAGACAACCCGATGATGGCCGAGTACGGCGGCCTGAAGCCGATCCTCGGCGTGGACGTGTGGGAGCACGCTTACTACCTGAAGTATCAGAACCGCCGGCCGGATTACCTGAAGGCCTTCTGGCACGTGGTGAACTGGGAGGACGTGGCGAAGCGCTTCGGCGCGTAG
- a CDS encoding DUF159 family protein yields the protein MCGRYTLTVDPERLMARFQLTRADFVARPRYNIAPTQTVAVVYDASPRTLSAARWGLIPSWAKDPSIGARMINARAETLMEKPAFRSLLKRRRCLVLADSFYEWRKNPDGSKTPVRVMLASEEPFALAGLWDAWKTPAGEWLSTCTIVTTEPNALVAPLHDRMAAVLLPENEAAWLSHDCDDTAFLQSLLQPFPAERMKCYPVSSRVNSVKNDDPALIRPAEA from the coding sequence ATGTGCGGTCGTTACACTTTGACCGTTGACCCAGAACGGCTCATGGCGCGGTTCCAATTGACCCGCGCGGACTTCGTCGCCAGGCCACGCTACAACATCGCGCCGACGCAGACCGTCGCCGTCGTATACGACGCGTCACCGCGCACCCTATCGGCCGCGCGCTGGGGGCTGATCCCCTCATGGGCAAAAGATCCGAGCATCGGCGCGCGCATGATTAACGCACGCGCCGAGACGCTGATGGAGAAGCCCGCCTTCCGCAGCTTGCTCAAAAGGCGGCGCTGTCTGGTGTTGGCCGATAGCTTCTATGAGTGGCGCAAAAACCCAGACGGCTCGAAGACGCCGGTGCGCGTGATGCTCGCCTCCGAAGAACCGTTTGCGCTGGCCGGGCTGTGGGATGCCTGGAAGACGCCGGCGGGCGAGTGGCTGAGCACGTGTACGATCGTGACCACGGAACCGAACGCCCTGGTCGCCCCGCTCCACGATCGCATGGCGGCTGTGCTGCTACCGGAAAACGAGGCTGCCTGGCTCAGCCATGATTGCGACGATACCGCTTTTCTCCAATCGTTGCTCCAACCCTTCCCGGCAGAGCGCATGAAGTGCTATCCGGTTTCATCTCGGGTGAACAGCGTTAAAAATGACGACCCTGCGCTGATCCGACCGGCGGAAGCGTGA
- the coxA gene encoding cytochrome c oxidase subunit 1, giving the protein MASISIPIPLRDRAKSGVLGWLATVDHKKIGIMYMVMSFSFFIAAGVMALLIRLQLAAPNMQVVDPNTYNQLFTMHGSVMIFLFTIPMLVGGFGNYFVPLMIGARDVAFPRLNAFSFWITLGAGLVMLIGFVFGARSDAAWTAYVPYSTKSFSPTIGMDIWLIGVILLGIGSTLGAVNFLVTVYSMRAPGMTAWRIPMFVWAMATTAGMVLLATPVLTAALFMLVADRNFNTQFFTANRVQLWQHMFWFYSHPAVYIMILPAMGIVSEIIPVFSRKPLFGLRAVVISTVLIGLLGFTTWVHHMFVSGVDPAIERFFMFTTMVIAVPTGVKVFNWLATLWGGSLNLKTPLLMCIGFLATFVIGGISGVMQASIPLDQYVHNSYFVVAHFHYVLFGGSVFGIFAALYYWGPKITGRMFDEKLGKWHFWLMMIGFNVTFFPMHFLGLQGMPRRIATYDPGRGWELGNLVSTLGAFLIAFSVLIFIINALKLRHGERAGDDPWEGNTLEWSVASPPPEYNFLEIPTVESDRPLFDARMRTPHI; this is encoded by the coding sequence ATGGCAAGCATCAGCATTCCGATTCCCCTTCGCGACCGCGCCAAGAGCGGTGTGCTCGGCTGGCTCGCGACCGTTGATCACAAGAAGATCGGCATCATGTATATGGTGATGTCGTTCTCGTTCTTCATCGCCGCCGGCGTGATGGCCCTGCTCATCCGGCTGCAGTTGGCCGCGCCCAACATGCAAGTCGTGGACCCGAACACGTACAACCAACTGTTCACCATGCACGGCTCGGTGATGATCTTCTTGTTCACCATCCCGATGCTGGTGGGCGGGTTCGGCAACTACTTCGTGCCGTTGATGATCGGCGCGCGCGATGTCGCCTTCCCACGCCTGAACGCGTTCAGCTTCTGGATTACGCTGGGCGCCGGCCTGGTGATGTTGATCGGCTTTGTGTTCGGCGCCCGCTCCGATGCGGCGTGGACCGCCTACGTGCCCTATTCGACCAAATCGTTCTCACCGACGATCGGCATGGACATCTGGTTGATCGGCGTGATCCTGCTCGGCATTGGCTCGACGCTGGGCGCAGTGAACTTCCTGGTCACCGTTTACAGCATGCGCGCGCCCGGCATGACCGCCTGGCGCATCCCGATGTTCGTGTGGGCGATGGCAACCACCGCCGGCATGGTGTTGCTGGCCACGCCGGTGCTCACGGCCGCGCTGTTCATGCTGGTGGCTGACCGAAACTTCAACACGCAGTTCTTCACCGCCAACCGCGTGCAGTTGTGGCAGCACATGTTCTGGTTCTACTCGCATCCGGCGGTCTACATCATGATCCTGCCGGCGATGGGCATCGTCTCCGAGATCATTCCCGTGTTCTCGCGCAAGCCGCTCTTTGGCCTGCGCGCAGTCGTGATTAGCACCGTCCTCATCGGTTTGCTGGGTTTCACGACGTGGGTGCATCACATGTTCGTCAGCGGCGTGGATCCGGCCATCGAGCGCTTCTTCATGTTCACCACCATGGTGATCGCCGTGCCGACCGGCGTGAAGGTGTTTAACTGGCTTGCGACCTTGTGGGGCGGCTCGCTGAACCTCAAAACGCCATTGCTGATGTGCATCGGCTTCTTGGCGACGTTCGTGATCGGTGGCATCAGCGGGGTGATGCAAGCCTCGATCCCACTCGACCAGTACGTGCACAACTCGTACTTCGTCGTCGCGCACTTTCACTACGTCTTGTTCGGCGGCAGCGTGTTCGGCATCTTCGCCGCCTTGTATTATTGGGGGCCGAAGATCACCGGCCGCATGTTCGACGAGAAGCTGGGCAAGTGGCACTTCTGGCTCATGATGATCGGCTTCAATGTGACCTTCTTCCCGATGCATTTCTTGGGTCTTCAAGGGATGCCGCGGCGCATCGCCACCTACGACCCCGGCCGTGGTTGGGAGCTGGGCAACCTGGTGTCCACGCTCGGCGCCTTTCTGATCGCGTTCTCGGTGCTGATTTTCATCATCAATGCCCTCAAGCTGCGCCATGGGGAACGCGCCGGCGATGACCCCTGGGAGGGCAATACGCTGGAATGGAGCGTCGCATCCCCGCCGCCGGAATATAACTTCCTCGAGATTCCGACTGTGGAGAGCGATCGCCCGCTGTTCGACGCGCGGATGCGCACACCGCATATCTGA
- a CDS encoding cytochrome c oxidase subunit 2 yields the protein MVPPVTRDAELISDLYNVVLILAVVVFVLVEGLLIYSVIKFRRRSADEMPQQVHGNRTLELAWTIIPAMVIAVIFGLSVDTLGRMTARGTLSNPVAHVHAINDVAARQRVERAQPVDLVIEVIGRQWVWQYKYPGGDGVTTSEQLVVPANKNIRLDMTAADVIHAWWMPELGPMIYVNPGEMSYVWFNVPPGDYIGQCNVYCGVAHARMISRVKALPQAEYDEWYAQQAAANSAATRPGDPEVGKNIFLNGSCIACHYIEGTKAQGRVAPRELTRFASYPTIAQLDGFENNAENLAKWLRDPQAIKPGTAMPNLNLKAQEIEDLVAYLLTLK from the coding sequence ATGGTCCCTCCTGTAACGCGTGACGCAGAACTCATCAGCGATCTGTACAACGTCGTCCTAATCTTGGCTGTGGTTGTCTTTGTGCTGGTCGAAGGGCTGCTCATCTACTCCGTCATCAAATTCCGCCGGCGCAGCGCTGATGAAATGCCGCAGCAAGTCCACGGCAATCGCACGCTCGAGTTAGCCTGGACGATTATCCCGGCCATGGTGATTGCCGTGATCTTCGGGCTTTCGGTGGACACCCTGGGCCGCATGACGGCGCGCGGCACGTTGTCCAATCCGGTCGCTCACGTGCATGCCATCAACGATGTGGCGGCGCGCCAACGCGTCGAGCGTGCGCAACCGGTGGACTTGGTGATCGAAGTGATCGGCCGCCAGTGGGTGTGGCAATACAAGTATCCCGGCGGCGACGGCGTGACGACAAGTGAACAGTTGGTCGTCCCGGCGAACAAGAACATTCGCCTGGATATGACGGCTGCCGACGTCATCCATGCGTGGTGGATGCCGGAGCTGGGCCCGATGATCTACGTCAACCCCGGCGAGATGTCCTATGTGTGGTTCAACGTGCCGCCTGGGGACTACATCGGCCAGTGCAACGTGTATTGCGGTGTGGCCCACGCTCGGATGATCTCCAGGGTGAAGGCGCTGCCGCAGGCCGAATATGACGAATGGTACGCCCAGCAAGCCGCGGCCAACTCGGCTGCGACGCGCCCGGGCGATCCAGAGGTCGGCAAGAACATCTTCCTAAATGGCTCGTGCATCGCCTGTCACTACATCGAAGGCACCAAAGCCCAGGGGCGCGTTGCTCCCCGCGAATTGACGCGCTTCGCCAGCTATCCCACCATCGCGCAGCTCGACGGGTTCGAGAACAACGCCGAGAATCTGGCGAAGTGGCTGCGCGACCCGCAGGCGATCAAACCCGGCACCGCCATGCCCAACTTGAATTTGAAAGCGCAAGAGATCGAGGACCTCGTGGCCTACTTACTGACCCTGAAATAA
- a CDS encoding dehydrogenase, which translates to MIVHLKINGQFKDIVVQPYETLLTALRREGYFSVKHGCETGECGACGVIMRAREGDAPAIVNTCVMLAAQAQDTEIITVESLGDRRGLSVIQQCFTENGAIQCGYCTPAQILAAKALLDRKPAPSEAEVRDAIGGVLCRCTGYLKPVQAVLNAAAMLRGEARDDLPPPFRRVIAPEGTGIGSPGAFRQDIGDVRWGGEGPSAGGRMAQAQAQTQTQTLTATLAPFMVAPEPQTSVVGKAEKKVDAAKLVQGKPAFVDDAPLPGMLYAAMLTSPHAHARIKHIDTSKAKALPGVHAVLTYKDVPRVVYASGGQSYPNPFPYDQVSLDSKVRHVGDRVAVVAAETPEIAQRALELIEVEYEVLPAVFDPDEAMREGAPVIHDEPDAIGIKDAKRNLVAEIVAEHGNVEQGFAESDFVIEREYRVPQVQQASIEPHVCMTWWDEDDRLVIRTSTQVPFHVRRMIAPLIGLPVKKIRVIKPRVGGGFGGKQEMLIEDLCAHLTIATGRPVRFEYTRAQEFTSARSRHPQRMVFKAGFKKDPNGGAPILHALSHYVIGNTGAYGTHGITVQTVSGMRGLSTYRCPNLKFHCHIVYTNIPTPGAFRGYGAPQAEFGLECLMDEAAQLMGVDTIELRRKNWVRVGDPLPLAAALGEAREGFEQVVKTSGLEECFQQAMAAIGWERRSEFAGKDLVIDPQRPSVRRGIGVAACMHGTAIAGLDMGAASVKMNDDGSFNCLVGGTDIGTGSDTVVGQIVAETLGVPLEDVIMYSSDTDMTPFDTGAYASSTTFITGGAAKKAAEQVRAQIQAVAAKMFNKGYGVVVPPEQIDTVEYLKHRPAAPDPSAARGEVKPEEVRLRNRCAWAPDGRAITLQQVALFATHTEEQHQIIAVASHMSYESPPPFGCQMAEVEVDTETGEVTVTKLVMAVDCGVAINPATASGQIEGGNLQACGYAHCEEMVYDAQGRLHNPRFGLYRIYSADEAPELQSILIQTYEPSGPYGAKAVAEIPMDGVAPAVANAVYHATGVRFYQIPLTPERVWRRLKGIEDKRWLIADA; encoded by the coding sequence ATGATTGTCCACCTAAAAATCAACGGCCAGTTCAAAGACATCGTCGTTCAGCCTTATGAGACGCTGTTGACTGCGCTCAGGCGCGAGGGCTACTTCAGCGTCAAGCATGGCTGCGAGACCGGCGAGTGCGGCGCATGCGGCGTGATCATGCGCGCGCGAGAGGGCGACGCGCCGGCCATCGTCAACACCTGCGTCATGCTGGCGGCCCAGGCGCAAGATACGGAGATCATCACCGTCGAGTCGCTGGGCGACCGGCGCGGGTTGAGCGTGATTCAGCAGTGCTTCACCGAGAACGGCGCGATCCAGTGCGGCTATTGCACGCCGGCCCAAATTCTGGCGGCCAAGGCGCTGCTCGACCGCAAGCCTGCCCCCAGTGAGGCCGAGGTGCGCGACGCGATCGGCGGCGTGCTGTGCCGTTGCACCGGCTATCTCAAACCGGTGCAGGCCGTGCTGAACGCGGCGGCCATGTTGCGCGGCGAGGCGCGCGATGACCTGCCCCCGCCTTTCCGACGCGTGATTGCGCCGGAGGGCACAGGCATAGGCAGCCCGGGCGCGTTCCGCCAGGACATCGGTGATGTGCGCTGGGGCGGCGAGGGACCGAGCGCCGGCGGTAGGATGGCGCAGGCTCAGGCGCAAACTCAGACACAGACGCTCACTGCCACCCTTGCGCCGTTCATGGTCGCGCCCGAACCGCAGACGTCCGTCGTCGGCAAGGCCGAAAAGAAGGTGGACGCGGCTAAGCTGGTGCAGGGCAAGCCGGCCTTCGTGGACGATGCGCCGTTGCCCGGCATGCTCTATGCGGCCATGCTCACCAGCCCCCATGCGCATGCGCGCATCAAACACATTGACACGAGCAAGGCCAAGGCGCTGCCCGGCGTGCACGCCGTGCTCACCTACAAGGATGTGCCGCGGGTGGTCTACGCCTCCGGCGGCCAGTCGTATCCCAACCCCTTCCCCTACGATCAGGTCAGCTTGGATAGCAAGGTGCGCCACGTCGGCGATCGCGTGGCTGTGGTTGCTGCGGAGACGCCGGAGATCGCCCAGCGCGCGCTAGAGCTGATCGAAGTGGAGTACGAAGTGCTGCCGGCGGTCTTCGACCCCGACGAAGCCATGCGCGAGGGCGCGCCGGTCATTCACGACGAGCCAGACGCCATCGGCATCAAAGACGCCAAGCGCAACCTGGTCGCCGAGATCGTCGCCGAACATGGCAACGTCGAACAAGGCTTTGCCGAGAGCGACTTTGTGATCGAGCGCGAATATCGCGTCCCGCAGGTGCAGCAGGCCAGCATCGAGCCGCACGTTTGCATGACGTGGTGGGATGAGGATGACCGTCTCGTTATCCGCACCAGCACCCAGGTGCCATTTCACGTGCGCCGGATGATCGCGCCGTTGATCGGCCTGCCGGTGAAGAAGATTCGCGTGATCAAGCCACGCGTGGGTGGCGGCTTCGGCGGCAAGCAAGAGATGCTGATCGAGGACTTGTGCGCACATTTGACGATCGCCACCGGCCGGCCGGTGCGTTTTGAATACACCCGCGCGCAGGAGTTCACCAGCGCCCGCTCGCGCCATCCCCAGCGCATGGTGTTCAAGGCCGGCTTCAAGAAGGACCCGAACGGCGGGGCGCCGATCCTGCATGCGCTCAGCCACTACGTCATCGGCAACACCGGCGCCTACGGCACGCACGGCATCACTGTGCAGACGGTGAGCGGCATGCGCGGGCTGAGCACCTATCGCTGCCCCAACCTAAAATTTCATTGTCACATCGTCTATACCAACATCCCCACGCCGGGCGCCTTCCGCGGCTACGGCGCGCCGCAGGCCGAATTCGGCCTGGAGTGCCTGATGGACGAGGCCGCGCAGTTGATGGGCGTGGACACGATCGAGCTGCGCCGCAAGAACTGGGTGCGCGTGGGCGACCCGCTGCCGCTGGCCGCGGCGCTGGGCGAGGCGCGCGAGGGCTTCGAGCAGGTGGTGAAGACCAGCGGCCTGGAGGAGTGCTTCCAGCAAGCGATGGCGGCCATCGGCTGGGAGCGACGCAGCGAATTCGCCGGCAAAGACCTGGTGATTGACCCGCAGCGGCCCAGCGTGCGCCGCGGGATTGGCGTGGCGGCCTGCATGCACGGCACGGCCATCGCCGGCCTGGACATGGGCGCCGCCTCGGTCAAGATGAACGACGATGGCTCGTTCAACTGCCTGGTGGGCGGCACCGACATCGGCACCGGCAGCGATACCGTGGTGGGCCAGATCGTGGCCGAGACGTTAGGGGTGCCGCTGGAAGACGTGATCATGTATTCCAGCGACACCGACATGACGCCGTTTGACACCGGCGCGTATGCGTCCTCGACCACGTTCATCACCGGTGGCGCGGCCAAGAAGGCCGCTGAACAGGTGCGCGCGCAAATTCAGGCGGTCGCCGCCAAGATGTTCAATAAGGGCTATGGCGTCGTCGTGCCGCCGGAGCAGATAGACACCGTGGAGTATCTCAAGCACCGCCCGGCCGCGCCGGATCCGTCGGCGGCGCGCGGCGAGGTGAAGCCGGAAGAGGTTCGGCTGCGCAATCGCTGCGCCTGGGCGCCGGATGGTCGCGCGATTACCTTGCAGCAGGTCGCCCTGTTCGCCACGCATACCGAGGAGCAACACCAGATCATCGCCGTCGCCTCGCACATGAGCTATGAATCGCCGCCGCCGTTCGGCTGCCAGATGGCCGAGGTGGAGGTGGATACGGAGACCGGCGAGGTGACCGTGACAAAGCTGGTGATGGCGGTGGATTGCGGCGTGGCGATCAACCCGGCCACTGCCAGCGGCCAGATCGAGGGCGGCAACCTGCAGGCCTGCGGCTATGCCCACTGCGAGGAGATGGTGTATGACGCCCAGGGCCGGCTGCATAACCCCCGCTTCGGCCTCTATCGCATCTACAGCGCCGATGAGGCGCCGGAGTTGCAATCGATCCTCATTCAGACCTATGAGCCGTCCGGCCCTTACGGCGCCAAGGCTGTGGCCGAGATACCCATGGATGGCGTCGCCCCGGCAGTGGCCAACGCGGTATACCATGCTACCGGTGTGCGCTTTTACCAAATTCCGCTTACGCCGGAGCGCGTGTGGCGCAGGTTGAAGGGCATCGAGGACAAGCGCTGGCTGATCGCGGACGCATGA